The window CGCGGCGCGAAACGCCTCGTCGAACTGCGGCGGAGCATCTTTGCCAGGACCGGTCATGCGGCGGCATCGATGACATGGAAGAAACTGCCGGTCACGACCCCGCGCCGCGAGCCGCGTTCGGCGACCCGCGCGCCGTCCGTACCGCGGATGTCGGCCAACGGCTCGTCGGGGTTCGCCAGCACGTTGGCAAAGTGGAACTCGTGTCCGACGAGCTGCGCGCCCGTCGCGATGACGCGCGCCCGCCGATAGCCGAGGTGCATGCGCGGCGCCGCGAACGACGTCTCGACGCCTAGCAGGCCGAGCATCGCGTGGCGCACGCCCTTGCCGTCCTCGAGCCCGGCCCCGAGCACCATGTAGCCGCCGCACTCGCCGTGGATCGGCACGCCGCGCTGCGCGGCGTCGTGCATTCCGCTGCGAAAGCGTTGAGCCGCCGCGAGTGTGTCGGCGTGCAGCTCCGGGTAGCCGCCCGGTAGCCATACGGCGTCGCAATCGTGCGCCGGCGCCTCGTCGGCGAGTGGCGAGAATGGCACGATCTCGGCGCCCGCCCGCCGCCAGCCGGCGAGGATGTGCGCGTAGGTGAAACAGAACGCGCGGTCCTGGGCGAGCGCGACGCGCTGGCCAGGCGGTGCCAGGTCGGTCGTTGCGGCGGAAGGGGCAAGCGCCAGCGGCCGCGCGGCGGCGAGCACCGCGTCGAGGTCGGTCCCGGCGCTAACCGCCTCCGCCATGATGTCGAGCCGGCTTTCCAGCGCTGCCGTCTCTCCGGCCGTTACGAGACCCAGATGCCGCTCCGGCATCGTCATGTCGGGCCGGCGCTGGACGGTACCGAGTACCGGCAGCCCAATGCGCGCCATCGGCGCGGAGATCATCGCCGCGTGTCCGGGGGTGCCAACCATGTTGAGTACGACGCCGGCGAAGGCGATGTCCCGCCGATAGGTCGTAAGCCCTAGCGCGATCGCAGCAGCGGTCTCCGCTTGCGCGCCGACGTCGAGCACCAGTACCACCGGCCAGCCGGTGAGGGCAGCGAGATCCGCCGTCGACCCGCTGCCGCAGATGCCCGGCGCGCCCGCCCCATCGTAGAGACCCATGACGCCTTCGGCGATGCAGATCTCCGCGCCCGCCGCCGCGCCGCGCGCATGCTGCGCAATGAGCTCCGGCCGCATCGCCCAGGTATCGAGGTTGAAACTCGGCCGTCCGGCCGCGGCGCTGTGGAAGGCCGTATCGATATAGTCAGGGCCGCATTTGTAGGGCTGCACGGCGATGCCACGGCGGCGCAGCGCCCTGAGCAGGCCGAGCGTCACCGTCGTCTTGCCGGAGCCCGAAGCGGGCGCGGCGATGATCAGGCCGCGGGGATTTGCCGACATCGCTCGTTTGCCTCAAGGCACGGCATGAAAACTAAGTTGCGGTGCCCGCTGCCGAAATTCGCTTTTCCCTTGCCGGAAAGCTTTGCCGGTTTGATAAGAGTTGCCCGCTTCCCCCGTCAACCGAATTTGCCTCCATGCCCGAACTGCAGCTGCCTCGTCTAACCCTCGTGCTCGGCGGCGCACGCTCGGGCAAGAGCCGCTACGGCGAGGAGCTTGTCGGGCGTACGGCCCCGCCCTGGACCTACGTCGCTACGGCCGAGGCGTGGGATACCGAGATGGCCGAGCGCATCGCCCACCACCGCGCGCGGCGCAACGCGAGCTGGCAGACACTCGACGCGCCGCTCTACCTGGCCGCCGCCGTCGCCGGGCTCACCAGGCCGGCGCTCGTCGACTGCCTCACCCTCTGGCTGAGCAATGTCATGCTCGCCGGCCGAGATGTGGATGCCGAGAGCGAAGCCCTGCTGGCGGCGCTGGCCTGCGCGCCGGGCCCGCTGGTCGTGGTATCGAACGAGGTCGGGTTGGGCATCGTGCCGGACACGCCGCTCGGTCGCGCGTTTCGCGACGCGCAGGGCCGGCTCAATCAGCGCGTCGCAGCAGCAGCCGACCGCGTGATCTTCATGGCGGCCGGCCTAACTCTCAACTTGAAGTGAGCGGTGCTCAGATCGTCCGCTCGACGGCGTTGCGGCCGATGAGCCCGGTAGCCACGGCCAGACGGTGCGCGATCAGCAGGACGACGAACGCAATCGCCTCGACCGTGCTGACATAGGCCATCACGTCGTAGTTGAAGGCACCCTCGCCGCGCGGAAGTACGTACGACGCGACGAACAGGGCCGCCTCATAGGCAAGGAACGCCATCACCAGCGAGCCGAGCAGCATCGCCACGATGCCGTAGGGCGAGAGTGCGGTCACGGCCGCGCGCGCCGCGTAGTAGCCCGCCATGGCACCGATGCCCATGAACAAGCCCCAGCCGAGCGCTTGCGCCTCCAGCGGATAGCCCAGAACGGCAAAGCCATACACCTGATTGGCGAGCCAAACGGCGCCGACCAGCAGCGGGCCGTCGTTGTGCTCGGTGTCGAGCGCCGCCAGGGCCGCCAGGGCGGCGAACGGAATGGCGCAGGCAAAGACGCCCGTCGCCAGCAGCGTCGCGACGGTCAGAAACCCGATCCAAATCAGCCGGCGCTCGGCGCCACCGGTGGAAGCTTGCATGTCCCGAATTCCCCTAATCCCGGAATTTTTTGCGCAGCGGGCGCGTTGGCCGGAAGCTATGCCATTCGCAGGGCAATGAGAAGCAGCAAGATGGTCTCGGTCACTTCGACGCTGGCACCCAGGCAGTCGCCGGTAATTCCGCCTACCCGGTATCGCCAGTAGGCGGCGATCGCCGGGATCACGAGCAGGGCGGCGAGCAGCATCGGCGCCAGAAAAATGCTGAGCAGTGCCAAGACTGCGGCCTCCGCGCCGACGATGCGCGGGTCGATCTCCCAGGCGAAGCGCTGTCCAGATCCGTCCGCCAGCGGCGGCAC of the Hyphomicrobium album genome contains:
- a CDS encoding cobyrinate a,c-diamide synthase; this translates as MSANPRGLIIAAPASGSGKTTVTLGLLRALRRRGIAVQPYKCGPDYIDTAFHSAAAGRPSFNLDTWAMRPELIAQHARGAAAGAEICIAEGVMGLYDGAGAPGICGSGSTADLAALTGWPVVLVLDVGAQAETAAAIALGLTTYRRDIAFAGVVLNMVGTPGHAAMISAPMARIGLPVLGTVQRRPDMTMPERHLGLVTAGETAALESRLDIMAEAVSAGTDLDAVLAAARPLALAPSAATTDLAPPGQRVALAQDRAFCFTYAHILAGWRRAGAEIVPFSPLADEAPAHDCDAVWLPGGYPELHADTLAAAQRFRSGMHDAAQRGVPIHGECGGYMVLGAGLEDGKGVRHAMLGLLGVETSFAAPRMHLGYRRARVIATGAQLVGHEFHFANVLANPDEPLADIRGTDGARVAERGSRRGVVTGSFFHVIDAAA
- the cobU gene encoding bifunctional adenosylcobinamide kinase/adenosylcobinamide-phosphate guanylyltransferase, whose translation is MPELQLPRLTLVLGGARSGKSRYGEELVGRTAPPWTYVATAEAWDTEMAERIAHHRARRNASWQTLDAPLYLAAAVAGLTRPALVDCLTLWLSNVMLAGRDVDAESEALLAALACAPGPLVVVSNEVGLGIVPDTPLGRAFRDAQGRLNQRVAAAADRVIFMAAGLTLNLK